Proteins co-encoded in one Actinomadura luteofluorescens genomic window:
- the ilvA gene encoding threonine ammonia-lyase: MSEATRGVWGVVPPRASESDVGLASVGVDDVRAARELLGGVAVPTPLIPSRVLSEQIGGPVLLKCENLQRTGSFKIRGAYVRIARLSERERAGGVVAASAGNHAQGVALAASMLGCKATVFMPVGAPLPKIAATRGYGAEVVFPGPTVDDCLIAAQEYADECGAVFIHPFDHPDVVTGQATIGLEVMEQYPQVRTLVSPVGGGGLLAGVAAAVKGLAKETGGGDVKLVGAQAKRAAAFPPSLAAGKPTQIGIERTMADGIAVGRPGELTYAMFTELVDAVVTVTEESISQALLLCLERAKQVVEPAGAAGVAALLEHAYAVEPPVVVLLSGGNIDPLLLSKVLRHGLAGAGRYLVVRCRLKDRPGALVTLLSELAEMGVNVLDVMHERMAARLHVEEAEVLMHLETRGADHSEDVIGRLREKGYTLTLS; the protein is encoded by the coding sequence ATGAGCGAAGCGACCCGGGGGGTGTGGGGGGTCGTCCCCCCGCGAGCGAGCGAGAGTGACGTCGGTCTGGCCTCGGTCGGTGTCGACGACGTCCGCGCCGCCCGGGAGCTGCTGGGCGGGGTGGCCGTCCCGACGCCGCTGATCCCCTCCCGGGTGCTGTCGGAGCAGATCGGCGGGCCCGTCCTGCTGAAGTGCGAGAACCTGCAGCGCACCGGCTCCTTCAAGATCCGGGGCGCGTACGTGCGGATCGCGCGGCTGAGCGAGCGCGAGCGGGCGGGCGGCGTGGTCGCGGCGAGCGCGGGCAACCACGCGCAGGGCGTCGCGCTCGCCGCCTCGATGCTCGGCTGCAAGGCCACCGTGTTCATGCCGGTCGGCGCCCCGCTGCCGAAGATCGCCGCGACCCGCGGCTACGGCGCCGAAGTCGTCTTCCCGGGGCCGACCGTGGACGACTGCCTCATCGCCGCGCAGGAGTACGCGGACGAGTGCGGCGCGGTGTTCATCCACCCCTTCGACCATCCCGACGTCGTCACGGGGCAGGCCACGATCGGCCTGGAGGTCATGGAGCAGTACCCGCAGGTGCGGACGCTCGTGTCGCCGGTGGGCGGCGGCGGGCTGCTGGCCGGGGTCGCGGCGGCGGTGAAGGGCCTGGCGAAGGAGACCGGCGGCGGGGACGTCAAGCTCGTCGGCGCGCAGGCCAAGCGGGCCGCGGCGTTCCCGCCCTCGCTCGCGGCGGGCAAGCCGACCCAGATCGGGATCGAGCGCACGATGGCGGACGGCATCGCGGTCGGCCGTCCGGGCGAACTGACCTACGCCATGTTCACCGAACTGGTGGACGCCGTGGTCACCGTGACCGAGGAGTCGATCTCCCAGGCCCTGCTGCTGTGCCTCGAACGCGCCAAGCAGGTCGTCGAGCCGGCGGGTGCGGCGGGCGTCGCGGCGCTGCTGGAGCACGCCTACGCCGTCGAGCCGCCCGTCGTGGTGCTGCTGTCGGGCGGCAACATCGACCCGCTGCTGCTGTCGAAGGTGCTGCGGCACGGTCTCGCGGGCGCGGGACGGTACCTGGTGGTGCGCTGCCGCCTGAAGGACCGTCCGGGCGCCCTGGTGACCCTGCTGAGCGAGCTGGCCGAGATGGGCGTCAACGTCCTGGACGTCATGCACGAGCGCATGGCGGCCCGCCTGCACGTCGAGGAGGCCGAGGTGCTCATGCACCTGGAGACCCGCGGGGCCGACCACTCCGAGGACGTCATCGGCCGCCTCCGCGAGAAGGGCTACACCCTCACGCTGAGCTAG
- a CDS encoding ROK family protein → MLAVDIGGTKLAAALVEPDGRVTAQDRAPTPNAPGVDGEELWRALEALLAKVAAGAGEPPLAGVGVGCGGPMTWPAAEVSPLNIPAWRGFPLRERLRARYPGLPVRIHNDAVCVAIGEHWLGAGRGHDNVLGMVVSTGVGGGLMLGGRLVNGASGNAGHIGHVIVEPGGPPCGCGGRGCLEAVARGPGLVAWAREQGWRPVGADATGVELTEDARRGDPVAGAAMRRAGRALGIAIASATHLCDLEVAAIGGGLSQAGRLLFDPLEEAFGEHARMEFARRLRIVPAELGQTAGLVGAAALVYAQDRYWSAG, encoded by the coding sequence GTGCTCGCGGTGGACATCGGCGGGACGAAGCTCGCCGCCGCGCTGGTCGAGCCCGACGGGCGCGTCACCGCCCAGGACCGGGCCCCCACCCCGAACGCGCCGGGGGTGGACGGCGAGGAGCTGTGGCGGGCGCTGGAGGCGCTGCTCGCCAAGGTCGCCGCCGGGGCCGGGGAGCCGCCCCTCGCGGGCGTCGGGGTGGGCTGCGGAGGGCCGATGACCTGGCCGGCGGCCGAGGTGTCCCCGCTGAACATCCCGGCGTGGCGGGGCTTCCCGCTGCGCGAGCGGCTGCGCGCCCGGTACCCGGGCCTGCCCGTCCGCATCCACAACGACGCGGTCTGCGTCGCGATCGGCGAGCACTGGCTCGGCGCGGGCCGCGGGCACGACAACGTCCTCGGCATGGTGGTGTCCACCGGTGTCGGCGGCGGGCTCATGCTCGGCGGGCGCCTGGTGAACGGCGCGAGCGGCAACGCCGGGCACATCGGGCACGTCATCGTCGAGCCCGGCGGGCCGCCCTGCGGATGCGGGGGCCGGGGCTGCCTGGAGGCGGTCGCGCGCGGCCCGGGGCTGGTGGCGTGGGCGCGGGAGCAGGGCTGGCGGCCCGTGGGCGCGGACGCCACCGGCGTGGAGCTGACCGAGGACGCCCGCCGCGGCGACCCGGTCGCGGGCGCGGCGATGCGCCGCGCGGGCCGCGCCCTCGGCATCGCGATCGCGTCCGCGACGCACCTGTGCGATCTGGAGGTCGCCGCGATCGGCGGCGGGCTGTCGCAGGCGGGGCGGCTGCTGTTCGACCCGCTGGAGGAGGCGTTCGGCGAGCACGCGCGGATGGAGTTCGCGCGGCGGCTGCGGATCGTCCCGGCCGAGCTCGGGCAGACCGCGGGCCTGGTCGGCGCCGCCGCCCTGGTGTACGCCCAAGATCGTTATTGGAGTGCCGGATAA
- a CDS encoding sigma 54-interacting transcriptional regulator — protein MRSSTPRESSSGESAPRESTLGALRSTGHVRLPVKAEIRRNLLDRLRSGEPRFPGILGFDDTVLPHLERALLAGHDLVLLGERGQGKTRLIRTLVGLLDEWTPVVAGCEINDHPYAPVCVRCRRLAGELGDELPVEWKHRDDRYGEKLATPDTSVGDLIGDVDPIKVAEGRTLGDPETVHFGLVPRTNRGVFSINELPDLAERIQVALLNVLEERDVQVRGYALRLPLDVLLVASANPEDYTNRGRIITPLKDRFGAEIRTHYPLELDAELALIRQEADFADLAGLPAEVPDHLVEIIGRFTRLVRESTAVDARSGVSARFALAGAETVAAGAVRRAALTGEEHAVARVCDLPAVVPSLMGKVEFEVSEEGREQEVLEHLLRRAVAETYRRTLGAADLTGLLDKFDSGDSVESGELVPARELLRRTGQVPGLAKIMERLGMSGESPGQAAAAIEFALEGLFLSRRLSKDVAEGRSDGTATYRT, from the coding sequence GTGCGTTCATCCACACCACGCGAGTCCTCCTCCGGCGAATCCGCACCCCGCGAATCAACGCTGGGCGCGCTGCGCTCCACCGGCCACGTGCGGCTTCCCGTCAAGGCCGAGATCCGGCGCAACCTGCTCGACCGGCTGAGATCCGGCGAACCGCGCTTCCCCGGCATCCTCGGGTTCGACGACACCGTCCTGCCCCACCTGGAACGCGCCCTGCTCGCCGGGCACGACCTGGTGCTGCTGGGCGAGCGCGGGCAGGGCAAGACGCGGCTGATCCGCACCCTGGTCGGGCTGCTGGACGAGTGGACGCCCGTGGTGGCCGGCTGCGAGATCAACGACCACCCGTACGCCCCGGTCTGCGTGCGGTGCCGCCGGCTCGCCGGCGAGCTGGGCGACGAGCTCCCCGTCGAGTGGAAGCACCGCGACGACCGCTACGGGGAGAAGCTCGCCACGCCCGACACCAGCGTCGGCGACCTGATCGGCGACGTCGACCCGATCAAGGTGGCGGAGGGCCGCACGCTCGGCGACCCGGAGACCGTGCACTTCGGGCTCGTCCCGCGCACCAACCGCGGGGTCTTCTCCATCAACGAGCTGCCCGACCTCGCCGAGCGGATCCAGGTGGCCCTGCTGAACGTCCTGGAGGAGCGCGACGTCCAGGTCCGCGGCTACGCGCTGCGGCTGCCGCTGGACGTGCTGCTCGTCGCGTCGGCCAACCCCGAGGACTACACCAACCGGGGGCGGATCATCACCCCGCTGAAGGACCGCTTCGGCGCCGAGATCCGCACCCACTACCCGCTCGAACTGGACGCCGAGCTCGCGCTGATCCGCCAGGAGGCCGACTTCGCCGACCTCGCGGGCCTGCCCGCCGAGGTGCCCGACCACCTGGTCGAGATCATCGGGCGGTTCACCCGGCTCGTCCGCGAGTCGACGGCGGTGGACGCGCGGTCGGGCGTGTCGGCGCGGTTCGCGCTCGCGGGCGCCGAGACCGTCGCGGCCGGCGCGGTGCGCCGCGCGGCGCTCACCGGGGAGGAGCACGCCGTCGCGCGGGTCTGCGACCTGCCGGCCGTCGTGCCGTCGCTGATGGGCAAGGTGGAGTTCGAGGTCAGCGAGGAGGGCCGCGAGCAGGAGGTGCTGGAGCACCTGCTGCGCCGCGCGGTCGCCGAGACCTACCGCCGGACGCTGGGCGCCGCCGACCTCACCGGCCTGCTCGACAAGTTCGACTCCGGGGACAGCGTCGAGTCGGGCGAGCTGGTGCCGGCGCGCGAGCTGCTGCGCCGCACCGGCCAGGTGCCCGGCCTCGCCAAGATCATGGAAAGGCTCGGCATGAGCGGGGAGTCCCCCGGGCAGGCCGCGGCGGCGATCGAGTTCGCCCTGGAGGGCCTGTTCCTCAGCCGGCGGCTCTCCAAGGACGTCGCCGAGGGACGGTCCGACGGGACGGCGACGTACCGGACGTGA
- a CDS encoding FIST signal transduction protein: MARFGDGLALGPDLSSAATTAVEQALAPLSAAPDLVCVFVTGDDPEQIEEAAQAAQQAAGPALVLGCSASGVIGAGRGVEERGAVSAWAAVLPGARLDAFRLETLKGDDRLIVVGMPEAQDDDVVGVLLADPYSFPVDAFVERSDEALPGLPLVGGLAEGSGLGETGHGEARLFVGGEVYREGAVGVVIGGAVAAATVVSQGARPIGPDMVVTRAEENVLYELAGVPALEKLEQIVLGLPEEEQELAGRGLLIGVAMNEYADVHEHGDFLVRGVVGADTDTGAIAIGDVVDVGRTVRFQVRDAGAAEEDLAALLERFDLAPVEGALLISCNGRGQAMFPDSDHDAKVLDRAFGPAGVGGFFAAGEIGPVAGRNHVHGFTASILAFGRAEEGV; the protein is encoded by the coding sequence ATGGCGCGATTCGGTGATGGCCTGGCCCTCGGACCCGATCTGTCCAGCGCCGCCACGACGGCGGTCGAGCAGGCGCTCGCACCGCTCAGCGCGGCGCCCGACCTGGTGTGCGTGTTCGTCACCGGCGACGACCCGGAGCAGATCGAGGAGGCCGCGCAGGCCGCGCAGCAGGCGGCCGGTCCCGCGCTGGTGCTGGGGTGCAGCGCGTCCGGTGTGATCGGGGCCGGGCGCGGGGTGGAGGAGCGCGGCGCGGTGAGCGCGTGGGCGGCGGTGCTGCCCGGCGCGCGGCTCGACGCGTTCCGGCTGGAGACGCTGAAGGGCGACGACCGGCTCATCGTGGTCGGCATGCCGGAGGCGCAGGACGACGACGTGGTGGGCGTGCTGCTGGCCGATCCGTACAGCTTCCCGGTGGACGCGTTCGTGGAGCGCTCGGACGAGGCCCTGCCCGGCCTGCCGCTGGTCGGCGGGCTGGCCGAGGGCAGCGGGCTCGGCGAGACGGGGCACGGCGAGGCGCGGCTGTTCGTCGGCGGCGAGGTGTACCGGGAGGGCGCGGTCGGCGTGGTGATCGGCGGGGCGGTCGCCGCCGCCACGGTCGTCAGCCAGGGTGCACGTCCGATCGGCCCGGACATGGTGGTGACCAGGGCCGAGGAGAACGTCCTGTACGAGCTGGCGGGCGTGCCGGCGCTGGAGAAGCTGGAGCAGATCGTCCTCGGGCTGCCGGAGGAGGAGCAGGAGCTCGCCGGGCGCGGGCTGCTGATCGGCGTCGCGATGAACGAGTACGCCGACGTGCACGAGCACGGCGACTTCCTCGTCCGCGGCGTCGTGGGCGCCGACACCGACACCGGCGCCATCGCGATCGGCGACGTGGTGGACGTGGGGCGCACCGTCCGGTTCCAGGTGCGGGACGCGGGCGCCGCCGAGGAGGACCTCGCCGCGCTGCTGGAGCGGTTCGACCTCGCGCCGGTCGAGGGCGCGCTGCTGATCTCCTGCAACGGCCGCGGGCAGGCGATGTTCCCCGACTCCGACCACGACGCCAAGGTGCTGGACCGCGCCTTCGGCCCCGCCGGGGTGGGCGGCTTCTTCGCGGCGGGGGAGATCGGCCCGGTCGCGGGGCGCAACCACGTGCACGGCTTCACCGCCTCGATCCTCGCGTTCGGCCGGGCCGAGGAGGGCGTTTGA
- a CDS encoding vWA domain-containing protein — MSRYRYGAYEDGPDPLAPPYDVRDALDAVGDSVLDGTRPDDALRELLRRGLPGAEGRRGLDDMLRQVRERRRALRDRGRLDGTLEQARALLDTAIGQERAELFPDPSDDARLREAELDTLPSDTPQAIRRLSDYDWRSAAARRTFEQLKDLLRREVLDAQFQGMKQALENQDPAAMQRVKDMMADLNAMLERDARGEHTQEDFDRFMGEYGDMFPDDPQNLEDLVDSLARRAAAMDRLLASLSPEQRAELAGLMEQAMQDAGLAMEMTRLGDALRARRPDLGWGQPEQMSGDDPLGVGDATTALAELADLSELEAALGQDYPGARLDDIDEDAVRRALGRQAVDDLAALRRIEAELERQGYLRRRRGKLELTAKAVRRLGETALRRVFSQLASGRQGDHDQRDAGQAGELTGSSREWRFGDEQPLDVVRTVSNAIRRSAMERGVPEGGTGLVPPPAGAKVTEPAPASDAVAVGGNGGRRPDGVRLSVDDFEVHETERRTGAAVCLLVDLSYSMVLRGTWAAAKQTTLALHTLVTSKFPQDAIQIIGFSNYARVLHPTEMAGLDWDMVQGTNLHHALMIAGRHLDRHPDFEPIVLVVTDGEPTAHLRPDGRSLFDYPPSTDTLVLTLAEVDKMTRRGACMNFFMLAEDRRLVSFVEEVARRNGGRVFAPDADRLGEYVVSDYLRLRRT, encoded by the coding sequence ATGAGCCGATACCGCTACGGCGCCTACGAGGACGGGCCCGACCCGCTCGCGCCGCCCTACGACGTCCGCGACGCGCTGGACGCCGTGGGCGACTCGGTGCTGGACGGCACCCGGCCGGACGACGCGCTCCGCGAGCTGCTGCGGCGCGGCCTGCCCGGCGCCGAGGGTCGCCGGGGGCTCGACGACATGCTCCGCCAGGTCCGGGAGCGGCGCCGCGCCCTGCGCGACCGGGGCCGCCTCGACGGGACGCTGGAGCAGGCCCGCGCCCTGCTCGACACCGCGATCGGGCAGGAGCGGGCCGAGCTGTTCCCCGACCCCAGCGACGACGCGCGGCTGCGCGAGGCGGAGCTGGACACGCTGCCGTCCGACACCCCGCAGGCGATCCGGCGGCTGTCGGACTACGACTGGCGCTCCGCCGCCGCCCGCCGCACCTTCGAGCAGCTCAAGGACCTGCTGCGCCGCGAGGTCCTCGACGCGCAGTTCCAGGGCATGAAGCAGGCCCTGGAGAACCAGGACCCGGCCGCCATGCAGCGGGTCAAGGACATGATGGCCGACCTCAACGCGATGCTGGAGCGGGACGCGCGCGGCGAGCACACCCAGGAGGACTTCGACCGGTTCATGGGCGAGTACGGGGACATGTTCCCCGACGATCCGCAGAACCTCGAAGATCTGGTCGACTCGCTGGCCCGCCGCGCCGCCGCGATGGACCGGCTGCTCGCCTCGCTCAGCCCAGAGCAGCGCGCCGAGCTGGCCGGGCTCATGGAGCAGGCCATGCAGGACGCGGGCCTCGCCATGGAGATGACCCGGCTCGGCGACGCGCTGCGGGCCCGCCGCCCCGACCTCGGCTGGGGGCAGCCCGAGCAGATGAGCGGCGACGACCCGCTCGGCGTGGGCGACGCCACGACCGCGCTGGCGGAGCTCGCCGACCTCAGCGAACTGGAGGCGGCCCTCGGGCAGGACTACCCCGGCGCGCGGCTCGACGACATCGACGAGGACGCCGTCCGGCGCGCCCTCGGCCGCCAGGCCGTCGACGACCTCGCCGCGCTGCGCCGCATCGAGGCCGAACTGGAGCGGCAGGGCTACCTGCGGCGACGTCGCGGGAAGCTGGAGCTGACGGCGAAGGCGGTGCGGCGGCTCGGCGAGACCGCGCTGCGCCGGGTGTTCTCCCAGCTGGCGTCCGGGCGGCAGGGCGACCACGACCAGCGGGACGCGGGCCAGGCCGGCGAGCTGACCGGCTCCAGCCGCGAATGGCGGTTCGGCGACGAGCAGCCCCTCGACGTGGTCCGGACGGTGAGCAACGCGATCCGGCGCAGCGCCATGGAGCGCGGCGTCCCGGAGGGCGGCACCGGCCTCGTGCCCCCGCCGGCGGGCGCGAAGGTCACCGAGCCCGCGCCCGCCTCCGACGCCGTGGCGGTCGGCGGGAACGGCGGCCGGCGCCCGGACGGCGTGCGGCTGAGCGTGGACGACTTCGAGGTGCACGAGACCGAGCGCCGCACCGGCGCCGCGGTCTGCCTGCTCGTCGACCTGTCCTACTCGATGGTGCTGCGCGGGACGTGGGCCGCCGCCAAGCAGACCACGCTGGCCCTGCACACCCTCGTGACCAGCAAGTTCCCGCAGGACGCGATCCAGATCATCGGGTTCTCCAACTACGCGCGGGTGCTGCACCCGACGGAGATGGCGGGCCTCGACTGGGACATGGTGCAGGGCACCAACCTGCACCACGCCCTGATGATCGCCGGACGGCACCTGGACCGGCACCCCGACTTCGAGCCGATCGTCCTCGTCGTCACCGACGGCGAGCCCACCGCGCACCTGCGCCCGGACGGCCGCTCGCTGTTCGACTACCCGCCGTCCACCGACACGCTCGTGCTCACCCTCGCCGAAGTCGACAAGATGACCCGGCGCGGCGCCTGCATGAACTTCTTCATGCTCGCCGAGGACCGGCGGCTCGTGTCCTTCGTGGAGGAGGTCGCACGCCGCAACGGCGGCCGCGTCTTCGCCCCCGACGCCGACCGCCTAGGCGAATACGTCGTCAGCGACTACCTAAGACTGAGGCGTACTTAA